From Candidatus Sphingomonas colombiensis, one genomic window encodes:
- a CDS encoding VOC family protein encodes MKTMGINHVALVARDMVETVKFYTEVLQMPLVKTVELPTGGQHFFFDCGGGSAIAFFWWQDAPPAAPGVASVKQFPGDDKTAIGSMNHLAFHMDEDELEAAIGRLQQAGVKVIPMVVNHDDSETTVSPAKHEGVFVRSVYFTDPNGIMMEFAANTKVFGPEDVRHTPASAVIAG; translated from the coding sequence ATGAAGACGATGGGCATCAACCACGTCGCGCTGGTCGCGCGGGACATGGTGGAAACGGTGAAATTCTACACCGAGGTGCTGCAAATGCCGCTGGTAAAGACGGTCGAATTGCCGACCGGCGGGCAGCATTTCTTCTTCGATTGCGGCGGCGGCTCCGCGATAGCCTTCTTCTGGTGGCAGGATGCGCCGCCAGCGGCGCCCGGTGTCGCATCGGTCAAGCAATTCCCTGGAGACGACAAGACCGCGATCGGCTCGATGAACCACCTCGCCTTCCATATGGACGAGGACGAACTGGAGGCGGCGATCGGCCGGTTGCAGCAAGCCGGGGTGAAAGTGATCCCGATGGTCGTCAACCACGACGACAGCGAGACGACCGTCAGCCCGGCGAAGCATGAAGGCGTGTTCGTCCGCTCGGTTTATTTCACCGATCCGAACGGGATCATGATGGAGTTCGCAGCCAACACAAAGGTGTTTGGGCCAGAGGACGTGCGCCATACGCCGGCCAGCGCGGTGATTGCTGGGTAA
- a CDS encoding MFS transporter produces MNETVVPTARDAAPQPATPRERRWALGLLLAVSTVAFIDRTILNTTGQAIKTDLKLSDLQLGLLGGTAFALLYGVLGIPVARLAERYNRVRIIAIAVAAWSAMTALCGMASGFPGLLLARIGVGIGEAGAGPPSQSLIADYFPPDRRASAFGILGLATPIGIIVGAIGGAVVAQHFGWRAAFLIVGLPGLLLSAIVWSMLREAPRGLGDGHLAGAETPPLGAVVRLLAGSRAFRNVLMAGIVVSFVGSSGMTFTHPFFVRSFPVGYTEAAIAFALMNSVSLAGGYLLGGFVTDRLGRRDVRWYGWMPGICMILTAITYVIGFSQSTWLWTIVLLTPPGLFAGVYFGPTFAITHNLVEPRMRASATAIMTLTTSMIGMTLGPLATGWLSDLYAARAFAGDYAVTCADGNALAACATASASGLRAALVTVCAMFVIAGFNFLRAAGSLPRELAHMKQGAA; encoded by the coding sequence GTGAACGAGACGGTTGTCCCCACAGCAAGGGATGCCGCGCCCCAGCCGGCGACCCCGCGCGAGCGGCGCTGGGCGCTCGGGCTGCTGCTTGCGGTGTCGACCGTCGCGTTCATCGATCGCACGATCCTCAATACGACCGGGCAGGCCATCAAGACCGATCTGAAGCTGAGCGATCTTCAGCTTGGCCTGCTCGGCGGGACGGCGTTCGCGCTGCTCTATGGCGTGCTCGGCATTCCGGTGGCGCGGCTGGCGGAGCGCTATAACCGCGTCCGCATCATCGCGATCGCGGTGGCGGCGTGGTCGGCGATGACCGCATTGTGCGGCATGGCGAGCGGCTTCCCCGGGCTGTTGCTCGCGCGGATCGGCGTGGGCATCGGTGAGGCGGGGGCAGGGCCGCCGTCGCAATCATTGATCGCGGACTATTTTCCACCCGACCGGCGCGCGTCGGCATTCGGCATCCTCGGGCTGGCCACGCCGATCGGCATAATCGTCGGCGCGATCGGCGGCGCGGTGGTGGCGCAGCATTTCGGATGGCGCGCAGCGTTCCTGATCGTCGGGCTGCCCGGCCTGCTGCTCTCCGCGATCGTCTGGTCCATGTTGCGTGAGGCGCCGCGCGGGCTGGGAGACGGCCATCTCGCCGGAGCGGAAACGCCGCCGCTGGGCGCCGTCGTGCGGTTGCTGGCGGGAAGCCGGGCGTTCCGCAACGTGCTGATGGCCGGGATCGTGGTAAGCTTCGTCGGGTCGTCCGGCATGACCTTCACCCATCCGTTCTTCGTGCGCAGCTTCCCGGTCGGTTATACCGAGGCGGCGATCGCGTTCGCGCTGATGAACAGCGTTTCACTGGCGGGGGGCTATCTGCTGGGCGGCTTCGTGACCGATCGGCTCGGGCGGCGCGACGTGCGCTGGTATGGCTGGATGCCGGGCATCTGCATGATCCTGACCGCGATCACCTATGTGATCGGCTTCTCACAATCGACATGGCTTTGGACGATCGTGCTGCTCACCCCGCCGGGGCTGTTCGCGGGCGTCTATTTCGGCCCGACATTCGCGATCACGCACAATCTGGTCGAGCCGCGGATGCGCGCATCGGCCACCGCGATCATGACGCTGACCACCAGCATGATCGGGATGACGCTGGGGCCGCTGGCGACCGGCTGGCTCAGCGACCTGTACGCCGCGCGCGCCTTCGCCGGCGATTATGCGGTGACCTGTGCCGACGGCAACGCGCTCGCGGCATGCGCCACCGCATCGGCATCCGGGCTGCGCGCGGCGCTGGTGACGGTATGCGCGATGTTCGTCATCGCCGGGTTCAATTTTCTGCGCGCGGCGGGCAGCCTGCCGCGCGAACTGGCGCATATGAAACAAGGCGCTGCTTGA
- a CDS encoding TonB-dependent receptor has translation MSIRGSAIGASLLALAFANNASAQSADQAPVAASNSNQVDDIIVSAQRREQNLQEVAASVTAFDSANLQAQAVQNLTDLNSKVPNVVLAPVGAYPYASAFFIRGLGFADVESTFEPAVGVEMNGVYLARNSGALQDFFDIESVEILRGPQGTLYGRNTIGGVVSVRTKRPGDTFGAEALLTFGDRGRREARVAIESPLNDVFAVRASMMYKNYDGFNYDATTGKKVGNNEVWSGRVTLVAKPTDNLQATLIGDFDRERGSGAAFRNASLPGNVYYNFSPDTGTPTPVVPAGNSDPRNPYVVYGNTPLFANLDTWGLTFDVEYDLGGAKLTAITGYREFKDRVQSDYDASALNFFAALRDQRHEQFSQEVRIASSGKNSLDYVIGGYFMHQSYNITNTQSGIIYGGLSVPQIASQSNSAYAAFGQLDYHLTDALTLTAGGRYSYEKKRFTNRPLFYPNSMTYNGDWSNFSPKLGVSYQIDPNVLAYFTWSKGFRSGGFNGRAASFTSAGPYNAETVSSFEGGLKTELFDKRVRLNVAGFSSTYSNMQVGTQGLTSGGVYESIVTNAAKARIDGIEAELQYVLGGGFRLNANGSWLHARFISNFTDLTSDGINNPTDNKDLPLAYAPKWSGSMGLFYDHEISFGRMSGSVNAVYMDDIYTSGGVLNRTSNVQVRPSNVLVDATLGVQADSGWRIGVWVKNALDKAVINNTFGLGALGNLRIYSAPRTFGVDLGYKF, from the coding sequence ATGAGCATTCGTGGTTCGGCAATTGGCGCTTCGCTGCTGGCCTTGGCATTCGCGAACAACGCATCGGCACAAAGCGCCGATCAGGCACCCGTCGCCGCCAGCAATTCCAATCAGGTCGACGACATCATCGTCTCCGCGCAGCGCCGCGAACAGAATTTGCAGGAGGTGGCGGCATCCGTCACCGCGTTCGATTCCGCGAACCTGCAGGCGCAGGCGGTGCAGAACCTGACCGATCTCAATTCGAAGGTGCCAAACGTGGTGCTCGCGCCGGTTGGCGCCTATCCCTATGCCAGCGCCTTCTTCATCCGCGGGCTGGGCTTCGCGGACGTTGAATCGACCTTCGAGCCGGCTGTCGGCGTGGAGATGAATGGCGTTTATCTCGCACGGAACAGCGGCGCGTTGCAGGATTTCTTCGACATCGAATCGGTCGAGATTCTGCGTGGTCCGCAGGGCACGCTTTATGGCCGCAACACGATCGGCGGCGTGGTCAGCGTCCGCACAAAGCGGCCCGGCGATACGTTCGGCGCCGAGGCGCTGCTGACCTTCGGGGATCGTGGCCGGCGCGAGGCACGGGTCGCGATCGAAAGCCCGTTGAACGACGTTTTCGCGGTGCGCGCCTCGATGATGTACAAGAATTACGACGGCTTCAATTATGACGCCACGACCGGCAAGAAGGTCGGCAACAACGAAGTATGGTCGGGCCGCGTCACCCTGGTCGCCAAGCCGACCGACAATCTCCAGGCGACGCTGATCGGCGATTTCGACCGCGAGCGCGGATCGGGCGCGGCGTTCCGCAATGCCTCGCTGCCCGGCAACGTCTATTACAATTTCAGCCCCGATACCGGCACGCCGACGCCCGTGGTTCCGGCGGGTAATTCCGATCCGCGCAATCCCTATGTCGTCTATGGCAACACGCCCCTGTTTGCGAACCTTGATACATGGGGGCTGACGTTCGACGTCGAATATGATCTCGGCGGCGCGAAGCTCACCGCGATCACCGGCTATCGTGAGTTCAAGGATCGCGTGCAGAGCGACTATGACGCCAGCGCGCTCAATTTCTTCGCCGCTTTGCGTGACCAGCGGCACGAACAGTTCAGCCAGGAAGTACGCATTGCCTCCAGCGGCAAGAATTCGCTCGATTACGTGATCGGCGGCTATTTCATGCACCAATCCTATAACATCACGAATACGCAGAGCGGCATCATCTATGGCGGGCTGAGCGTGCCGCAGATCGCCAGCCAGTCGAACAGCGCTTATGCCGCGTTTGGCCAGCTCGACTATCACCTCACCGACGCGCTGACGCTCACCGCCGGCGGGCGCTACAGCTATGAGAAGAAGCGGTTCACCAACCGGCCGCTCTTCTATCCGAACTCGATGACCTATAATGGCGATTGGAGCAATTTCTCGCCCAAGCTGGGTGTGAGCTATCAAATCGATCCCAATGTGCTGGCTTATTTTACCTGGTCGAAGGGCTTCCGCAGCGGCGGTTTCAACGGGCGCGCGGCGAGCTTCACCTCGGCGGGCCCGTACAATGCCGAAACCGTGTCGAGCTTCGAGGGCGGGTTGAAGACCGAGCTGTTCGACAAGCGCGTTCGCTTGAACGTCGCGGGCTTCTCATCGACCTACAGCAATATGCAGGTCGGCACGCAGGGGCTGACCTCCGGCGGGGTGTATGAATCGATCGTCACCAACGCGGCGAAGGCGCGGATCGACGGGATCGAGGCGGAGCTGCAATATGTGCTGGGCGGCGGTTTCCGCCTGAACGCCAACGGCTCGTGGCTCCATGCGCGATTCATCAGCAACTTCACCGATCTGACCAGCGACGGGATCAACAATCCGACCGACAACAAGGATCTGCCGCTCGCCTATGCGCCGAAATGGTCGGGCAGCATGGGCCTGTTCTACGATCACGAGATTTCGTTCGGACGGATGAGCGGGTCGGTGAACGCGGTCTATATGGACGATATCTACACCTCGGGCGGGGTTCTCAACCGTACCAGCAACGTGCAGGTGCGTCCCTCGAACGTCCTGGTCGATGCGACGCTGGGCGTTCAGGCGGATAGCGGCTGGCGCATCGGCGTGTGGGTGAAGAACGCGCTCGACAAGGCGGTGATCAACAATACCTTCGGGTTGGGTGCGTTGGGCAATCTGCGCATCTATTCCGCACCGCGAACCTTTGGCGTCGATCTGGGATACAAATTCTGA
- a CDS encoding glutathione S-transferase N-terminal domain-containing protein: MIDLHYVPTPNGQKVSILLEEAGIEHRLIRYDMLAGDHLTPEFRRVSPNGRLPAIVDHAPADGGAPLTMMESGAILIYLADKHGQFIPPISAPRARGEVIEWLMWQMAGLGPMHGQAHHFFRYAPEDIDYALARYGKEARRLLTVLDARLAESPYVGGAEYSIADMACWPWVRAIAVIDIAMTDYPALAAWFAKVGEREGVKAGTAIQNPSLLKGRKITLTPEQWSNLFGDTMHAASGLRAG; encoded by the coding sequence ATGATTGACCTGCACTATGTACCCACGCCCAACGGGCAAAAGGTGTCGATCCTGCTAGAAGAGGCCGGCATCGAGCATCGCCTGATCCGTTACGACATGCTTGCCGGCGATCACCTGACCCCGGAGTTTCGCCGCGTCTCCCCCAACGGGCGATTGCCGGCGATCGTCGATCACGCGCCGGCGGACGGCGGTGCCCCGCTGACGATGATGGAATCAGGCGCGATCCTGATCTACCTTGCGGACAAACACGGCCAGTTCATTCCCCCGATCTCCGCGCCGCGCGCGCGGGGCGAGGTGATCGAATGGCTGATGTGGCAGATGGCGGGTCTCGGCCCGATGCATGGTCAGGCGCACCATTTCTTTCGCTATGCGCCCGAGGATATCGACTATGCGCTCGCTCGCTACGGCAAGGAGGCGCGGCGTCTGTTGACGGTGCTCGACGCGCGGCTGGCGGAATCGCCCTATGTCGGCGGGGCGGAATATTCGATCGCCGATATGGCATGCTGGCCATGGGTGCGCGCGATCGCGGTGATAGATATCGCGATGACCGACTATCCCGCGCTTGCGGCTTGGTTCGCGAAGGTGGGCGAGCGCGAGGGCGTAAAGGCCGGCACGGCGATCCAGAATCCCTCGCTGCTCAAGGGACGGAAGATCACGCTCACGCCCGAACAATGGTCGAACCTGTTCGGCGATACGATGCATGCCGCGTCCGGGCTGCGCGCGGGATAA
- a CDS encoding SMP-30/gluconolactonase/LRE family protein — protein sequence MTDVALEMQVIAEGLQFPEGPIAMADGSVLVVEIKRGTLTRVGADGVATVIAELGGGPNGAALGPDGAVYVCNNGGFTWHEIAGALIPDGTPDDYAGGSIQRVDLTTGAVSTLYAACDGRPLRGPNDLVFDGHGGFWFTDHGKADAERSDHGAIFHARADGSKITRVLDRLHGPNGIGLSPDGGTLYWAETPTSRLWSRRVVGPGELAPSVNPLAPGELVHAMPDYRLFDSLKVEADGRVCVGTLVQGGITIAGGGSDFEFVTFPEVAITNLAFGGADLRDVWATASSSGRLYKLRWPRAGLRLAHQ from the coding sequence ATGACGGACGTCGCGCTTGAAATGCAGGTGATCGCCGAGGGGCTGCAATTCCCGGAAGGCCCGATCGCGATGGCGGATGGATCGGTGCTGGTGGTCGAGATCAAACGCGGGACGCTGACGCGGGTCGGCGCGGATGGCGTCGCGACGGTGATCGCCGAACTCGGCGGCGGCCCCAACGGCGCGGCGCTGGGGCCGGATGGTGCGGTTTATGTGTGCAACAATGGCGGCTTCACCTGGCATGAGATCGCCGGCGCGCTGATCCCGGATGGCACGCCGGACGATTATGCCGGCGGCTCGATCCAGCGCGTCGATCTGACGACGGGCGCGGTTTCGACGCTCTATGCGGCGTGCGACGGACGGCCATTGCGCGGGCCGAACGATCTGGTCTTCGATGGCCATGGCGGTTTCTGGTTTACCGATCACGGCAAGGCCGATGCGGAGCGCAGCGATCACGGCGCGATCTTCCATGCCCGCGCCGACGGATCGAAAATCACGCGCGTGCTTGATCGGCTGCATGGCCCGAACGGCATCGGCCTGTCGCCCGATGGCGGCACGCTTTACTGGGCCGAGACCCCGACCAGTCGCTTGTGGTCGCGCCGCGTCGTCGGGCCGGGCGAACTGGCGCCTTCGGTCAACCCGCTGGCGCCCGGCGAGCTTGTCCATGCGATGCCCGATTATCGCCTGTTCGACAGCCTGAAGGTGGAAGCCGATGGGCGGGTGTGCGTCGGCACGCTCGTGCAGGGCGGTATCACCATCGCAGGGGGCGGAAGCGACTTTGAGTTCGTCACCTTCCCAGAGGTTGCGATCACCAACCTCGCCTTCGGCGGCGCGGACTTGCGCGACGTGTGGGCGACCGCGTCAAGCTCCGGCCGGCTCTACAAGCTGCGCTGGCCGCGCGCGGGGCTGCGGCTGGCGCATCAATAA
- a CDS encoding LysR family transcriptional regulator, with translation MSQNDPARVTQLLSLRHIEVFHAIYSNGSASAAALVLNVSQPSISKTLRHAEDRLGFALFHRVKGRLSPTDKAHILFAEIDEIYEKITSLQRSARNLGASAETLKVSALPSFGLDFLPRAVAGFRAVEPHARFELGTLHSADILRRLQSRDCDIMIGCEAPMHPQLACQEIGSGQIVVLHKPGALGDGRAVMDQENLRRHQLIGMSPDSGPLARIFHQEVVRREINLDGGLTVDTMYIGAVLARFGTGLAVIDDLSAPAFLGEGLASSPFEPPIDYKIYAVHLADAPLSRIAVRFVKMLRAMLAAS, from the coding sequence ATGAGCCAGAACGATCCCGCCCGCGTGACGCAATTGCTCAGCCTGCGCCATATCGAGGTGTTTCACGCAATCTATTCGAACGGCTCGGCCAGCGCGGCGGCGCTGGTGCTCAACGTGTCGCAACCCTCGATCAGCAAGACGTTGCGCCATGCCGAGGATCGGCTGGGGTTTGCTCTGTTCCATCGCGTAAAGGGCCGCCTCTCGCCGACCGACAAGGCGCATATCCTGTTCGCCGAGATCGACGAGATTTACGAGAAGATCACTTCGCTCCAGCGATCGGCTCGCAATCTGGGGGCCAGCGCGGAAACGTTGAAGGTTTCCGCGCTTCCCAGTTTCGGGCTGGATTTCCTGCCGCGCGCGGTGGCCGGCTTTCGCGCGGTCGAACCACATGCCCGGTTCGAACTGGGGACGCTCCACTCCGCGGACATATTGCGCCGGCTTCAGAGCCGCGATTGCGACATCATGATCGGCTGCGAGGCGCCAATGCATCCGCAACTGGCCTGTCAGGAAATCGGGTCGGGGCAAATAGTCGTGCTGCACAAGCCAGGCGCGCTGGGGGACGGGCGCGCGGTGATGGACCAGGAAAATCTGCGACGGCACCAATTGATCGGCATGTCGCCCGATAGCGGCCCCCTTGCGCGGATATTCCATCAGGAAGTGGTGCGGCGTGAGATCAATCTGGATGGCGGTCTGACCGTCGACACGATGTATATCGGCGCGGTGCTCGCGCGGTTCGGCACCGGGCTGGCGGTGATCGACGATCTCTCCGCGCCGGCGTTTCTGGGGGAGGGGCTGGCCTCGTCGCCATTCGAGCCGCCGATCGATTACAAGATTTATGCCGTCCACCTCGCGGACGCGCCACTATCGCGCATCGCCGTGCGCTTCGTGAAGATGTTGCGGGCGATGCTCGCGGCGTCCTGA
- a CDS encoding dipeptide epimerase encodes MLRTVHSRIENWPLKAPFRIARGVRTASALVTVEIGEGGVTGRGEGVPSARYGEDVASVTAQIEAVTGAIAQGATRDELRGLLPAGSARCALDCALWDLEAGLGKVVLEPLHPITTALTVSIDTPDGMADAARKLGDAALVKVKVNGEQPEACLRAVRAEVPNATLIVDANESWTMAQVERLQPVLAELRIAMLEQPLQAGADDALHGFTALVPICADESCHVTADLDRLRDRYSMVNVKLDKTGGLTEALDLLVRARGMGLGVMVGCMVGTSLSMAPAFHVAQRADFADLDGPWLMREDRPGGLGFAADGRLTPPATGFWGTGMDGRAALEMEFERRTN; translated from the coding sequence ATGCTTCGCACCGTCCATTCCCGCATAGAAAATTGGCCGCTCAAGGCGCCGTTCCGCATCGCGCGCGGCGTCAGGACCGCGTCGGCGCTCGTAACCGTGGAGATCGGTGAGGGCGGCGTGACTGGGCGCGGCGAGGGCGTGCCCTCCGCCCGTTATGGCGAGGATGTCGCGTCGGTCACCGCGCAGATCGAGGCGGTGACGGGGGCGATCGCCCAAGGCGCGACGCGCGATGAACTGCGCGGGCTGTTGCCCGCCGGATCGGCGCGCTGCGCGCTGGATTGCGCCTTGTGGGATCTGGAAGCAGGGCTGGGCAAAGTCGTGCTCGAACCGCTCCATCCGATCACTACGGCGCTGACGGTGAGCATCGATACGCCCGACGGCATGGCCGACGCGGCGCGGAAGCTGGGTGACGCGGCGCTCGTCAAGGTGAAGGTCAACGGCGAACAGCCCGAGGCTTGCCTGCGTGCGGTGCGCGCCGAGGTGCCGAACGCGACGCTGATCGTCGATGCGAACGAGAGCTGGACAATGGCGCAGGTCGAACGCCTCCAGCCGGTGTTGGCCGAGTTGCGGATCGCGATGCTGGAGCAGCCGCTGCAGGCCGGCGCGGACGATGCGCTGCACGGCTTCACCGCGCTGGTGCCGATCTGTGCCGACGAATCCTGCCACGTAACCGCCGATCTCGATCGCCTGCGCGACCGCTATTCGATGGTCAATGTCAAGCTCGACAAGACGGGCGGGTTGACCGAGGCGCTCGATCTGCTGGTCCGCGCACGGGGCATGGGGCTCGGCGTGATGGTGGGGTGCATGGTCGGTACGTCGCTGTCCATGGCGCCGGCGTTTCACGTCGCCCAGCGCGCCGACTTCGCGGATCTCGACGGGCCATGGCTGATGCGGGAGGATCGACCGGGGGGCCTGGGCTTCGCGGCGGATGGCAGGCTTACGCCTCCCGCGACGGGCTTCTGGGGAACCGGGATGGACGGGCGCGCGGCGCTTGAGATGGAATTCGAGCGCAGAACGAACTAG
- a CDS encoding DUF1611 domain-containing protein: MQIQTPYLLYLGSATDPLAVKTARGVAHWRPESSVGQMSGADCTVDIGLDELTFDQAVARGAKTFLIGMANAGGFMSPETADAALAAIDAGMNVASGLHERLSSHPAIAEAAARRNVQLFDVRVPPERLKTGTGIPRAGKRLLAVGTDCSVGKMYSTLALEKELLARDVRADFRATGQTGILIAGGGMPIDAVVADFIAGSVEELSPDRNDGGWDLIEGQGSLFHPAYAGVSLGLLHGAQPDALMLCHEVGRTRMRHLPGHAVPTLEDCLARNLEAARLTNPDVIAVGVSLNTSALDAEAALRACAEVEDRLGLPCQDAVAHGLGRVAERLIECFAPSIPA; the protein is encoded by the coding sequence GTGCAGATTCAAACCCCCTATCTTCTGTATCTCGGCAGCGCGACCGATCCGCTCGCCGTAAAGACGGCGCGCGGGGTCGCGCATTGGCGGCCGGAATCGTCCGTCGGCCAGATGAGCGGTGCTGACTGCACGGTCGATATCGGGCTGGATGAGCTGACGTTCGATCAGGCGGTGGCGCGCGGCGCGAAGACCTTCCTGATCGGCATGGCCAATGCGGGCGGCTTCATGTCGCCGGAAACCGCCGATGCCGCGCTCGCCGCGATCGACGCGGGCATGAACGTCGCGTCCGGCCTGCACGAGCGGCTTTCCTCGCATCCCGCGATCGCCGAAGCGGCGGCGCGGCGCAATGTTCAGCTTTTCGACGTGCGCGTGCCGCCGGAACGGCTGAAGACCGGCACCGGCATTCCGCGTGCGGGCAAGCGCTTGCTGGCGGTCGGCACCGATTGTTCGGTCGGCAAAATGTATTCGACGCTCGCGCTGGAAAAGGAACTTCTTGCACGCGATGTGCGGGCCGATTTCCGCGCGACCGGGCAAACCGGCATCCTGATTGCCGGCGGCGGCATGCCGATCGACGCCGTGGTGGCCGATTTCATCGCCGGGTCGGTCGAGGAATTGTCGCCGGATCGCAATGACGGCGGCTGGGATCTGATCGAGGGGCAGGGCTCGCTGTTCCATCCCGCTTATGCCGGGGTGTCGCTTGGCCTGCTGCACGGTGCGCAGCCCGATGCGCTGATGCTGTGCCATGAGGTGGGGCGCACCCGGATGCGGCATCTGCCGGGGCATGCGGTGCCGACGCTCGAAGATTGCCTTGCGCGCAATCTTGAGGCGGCGCGGCTCACCAACCCCGATGTGATCGCGGTCGGTGTGTCGCTCAACACATCGGCGCTTGATGCCGAGGCGGCGCTTCGTGCGTGCGCCGAGGTGGAGGACCGGCTGGGCCTGCCGTGTCAGGATGCAGTGGCGCACGGGCTGGGTCGCGTGGCGGAAAGGTTGATCGAATGCTTCGCACCGTCCATTCCCGCATAG
- a CDS encoding DSD1 family PLP-dependent enzyme: protein MTDEELHRHLVGRQGSRRDLNTPVLVIDRDALDRNIARMADFAAANGLKLRPHAKTHKSADVARRQIAAGALGQCCAKLGEAEALADAGIAGLLITSPVVSAPGIERLVALNERATGLMCVADNPHVARAIAAAVTARGGRPLTLLIDIDPGIHRTGVASPETAVELYRAIAAEPALVYGGVQYYCGSQQHIESFAEREAAIRDRADYLRSVLAALEAAGGKPPIVSGGGTGTHRIDATLNLFTELQVGSYIYMDDQYRVCALTPVEGEIPFETALLIDTRVISANSPGLVTVDAGLKSMATDAKPPLLAGGAAAGTVYFFMGDEQGALVHPAGTLPALGDTVTLGAPHCDPTVNLYDFYHVVSDNTLVDIWPVSARGRSR, encoded by the coding sequence ATGACCGACGAGGAACTCCACCGCCATCTGGTCGGCCGGCAGGGATCGCGGCGCGATCTCAACACGCCGGTGCTGGTGATCGACCGCGATGCGCTGGATCGCAACATCGCGCGCATGGCCGATTTCGCTGCCGCGAACGGCCTGAAGCTGCGCCCCCATGCCAAGACGCACAAAAGCGCCGATGTCGCGCGGCGCCAGATCGCGGCCGGGGCGCTGGGGCAATGTTGCGCCAAGCTTGGCGAGGCGGAGGCGCTGGCGGATGCGGGGATAGCGGGGCTGTTGATCACCTCGCCGGTCGTCTCTGCGCCTGGGATCGAGCGGCTGGTGGCGCTCAACGAACGCGCGACCGGGCTGATGTGTGTGGCGGACAACCCGCATGTCGCGCGTGCCATCGCGGCGGCGGTAACGGCGCGTGGAGGTCGGCCGTTGACCCTGCTGATCGATATCGACCCCGGCATCCACCGCACCGGCGTCGCCAGCCCGGAAACCGCCGTGGAACTCTATCGCGCGATCGCCGCCGAACCCGCGCTCGTTTACGGCGGCGTGCAATATTATTGTGGCTCGCAACAGCATATCGAGAGCTTCGCGGAGCGCGAGGCGGCGATCCGTGATCGCGCAGATTACCTGCGCTCCGTCCTCGCCGCGCTGGAGGCGGCCGGGGGGAAACCGCCGATCGTCTCGGGCGGCGGCACCGGCACGCATCGCATCGATGCGACGCTCAACCTGTTCACCGAGCTTCAGGTCGGCTCGTACATCTACATGGACGACCAATATCGCGTCTGTGCGCTGACGCCGGTGGAGGGGGAAATCCCGTTCGAAACCGCGCTGCTGATCGACACGCGCGTCATCAGCGCCAATTCGCCGGGGCTGGTGACGGTGGACGCTGGACTGAAATCGATGGCGACCGACGCCAAGCCGCCGTTGCTGGCCGGTGGCGCGGCGGCGGGCACGGTCTATTTCTTCATGGGCGACGAGCAGGGCGCCTTGGTTCATCCGGCGGGTACGCTGCCGGCGCTAGGCGATACGGTGACGCTGGGCGCGCCGCATTGCGACCCGACAGTCAACCTCTATGATTTCTATCATGTGGTGAGCGACAACACGCTCGTCGATATCTGGCCGGTCAGCGCGCGTGGCCGATCGCGCTGA